From bacterium:
CGGCCGGTGACGCCGGGCGACCAGATCCGCTTCGAACTCGAGATGCTCCAGTTCCGCCGGCACGTGTGCCGGATGCGGGGGATCGGAACGGTGGACGGCCAGTTGGTCGCGGAAGCGGAAATGATGGCGCGGATCGTGGACCGCTGATGGAGGGCGGTACGCACTTGAGTACGACGGTCGAAACATTGCGCGACATCCACCCGACGGCGGTGATCGATCCGAGCGCCGAGATCGGCGTGGGCGTTCGCATTGGGCCCTATACGATCATCGGTCCGAACGTCGTGATCGGCGATGGGACGGAGATCGGGTCGCACGTCCTGGTGGAGCGGAACACCATTATCGGCATGGGCTGCCGCATCCACCACGGCGCCGTTCTGGGCTCGGATCCGCAGGACCTGAAGTACGCGGGTGAGCCTTCGGACCTGGTGATCGGGGACCGGACGGTCATCCGCGAGTACGCGACGTTGAACCGCGGGACGGCAGCGCGTGGGCGGACGGAGGTCGGCAGCGACTGCCTGGTGATGGCGTACGTGCACATCGCGCACGACTGCGTCATCGGTGACCATGTCGTGCTCGCCAACGCGGTGAACATGGGCGGGCACGTGGTGATCGAGGACTGGGCGAGTGTGGGCGGTGTGACGGCGATCCACCAGTTCGTGCGGATCGGCTGCCATGCGTTCGTGGGCGGCGCCTCGCGGGTGCAGAAGGATGTGCCGCCGTACATGCGTGCGGCGGGCAACCCGATCGAGCTCGCGGGCCTGAACACGGTCGGGCTCCAGCGCCGCGGGATGCCGGA
This genomic window contains:
- a CDS encoding acyl-[acyl-carrier-protein]--UDP-N-acetylglucosamine O-acyltransferase; translated protein: MEGGTHLSTTVETLRDIHPTAVIDPSAEIGVGVRIGPYTIIGPNVVIGDGTEIGSHVLVERNTIIGMGCRIHHGAVLGSDPQDLKYAGEPSDLVIGDRTVIREYATLNRGTAARGRTEVGSDCLVMAYVHIAHDCVIGDHVVLANAVNMGGHVVIEDWASVGGVTAIHQFVRIGCHAFVGGASRVQKDVPPYMRAAGNPIELAGLNTVGLQRRGMPEVVRRELKRAYRLFFNSTLNVSQALERAREELKPFPEIQRFLTFVEESERGIIL